From a single Populus trichocarpa isolate Nisqually-1 chromosome 17, P.trichocarpa_v4.1, whole genome shotgun sequence genomic region:
- the LOC18107022 gene encoding isoprene synthase, chloroplastic, with amino-acid sequence MATELLCLHRPISLTHKLFRNPLPKVIQATPLTLKLRCSVSTENVSFTETETETRRSANYEPNSWDYDYLLSSDTDESIEVYKDKAKKLEAEVRREINNEKAEFLTLLELIDNVQRLGLGYRFESDIRRALDRFVSSGGFDAVTKTSLHATALSFRLLRQHGFEVSQEAFSGFKDQNGNFLENLKEDIKAILSLYEASFLALEGENILDEAKVFAISHLKELSEEKIGKDLAEQVNHALELPLHRRTQRLEAVLSIEAYRKKEDADQVLLELAILDYNMIQSVYQRDLRETSRWWRRVGLATKLHFARDRLIESFYWAVGVAFEPQYSDCRNSVAKMFSFVTIIDDIYDVYGTLDELELFTNAVERWDVNAIDDLPDYMKLCFLALYNTINEIAYDNLKEKGENILPYLTKAWADLCNAFLQEAKWLYNKSTPTFDEYFGNAWKSSSGPLQLVFAYFAVVQNIKKEEIENLQKYHDIISRPSHIFRLCNDLASASAEIARGETANSVSCYMRTKGISEELATESVMNLIDETWKKMNKEKLGGSLFAKPFVETAINLARQSHCTYHNGDAHTSPDELTRKRVLSVITEPILPFER; translated from the exons ATGGCAACTGAATTATTGTGCTTGCACCGTCCAATCTCACTGACACACAAATTGTTCAGAAATCCCTTACCTAAAGTCATCCAGGCCACTCCCTTAACTTTGAAACTCAGATGTTCTGTAAGCACAGAAAACGTCAGCTTcacagaaacagaaacagaaaccaGACGCTCTGCCAATTACGAACCAAATAGCTGGGATTATGATTATTTGCTGTCTTCGGACACTGACGAATCG ATTGAAGTATACAAAGACAAGGCCAAAAAGCTGGAGGCTGAGGTGAGAAGAGAGATTAACAATGAAAAGGCAGAGTTTTTGACTCTGCTTGAACTGATAGATAATGTCCAAAGGTTAGGATTGGGTTACCGGTTCGAGAGTGACATAAGGAGAGCCCTTGATAGATTTGTTTCTTCAGGAGGATTTGATGCTGTTACAAAAACTAGCCTTCATGCTACTGCTCTTAGCTTCAGGCTTCTCAGACAGCATGGCTTTGAGGTCTCTCAAG AAGCGTTCAGCGGATTCAAGGATCAAAATGGCAATTTCTTGGAAAACCTTAAGGAGGACATCAAGGCAATACTAAGCCTATATGAAGCTTCATTTCTTGCCTTAGAAGGAGAAAATATCTTGGATGAGGCCAAGGTGTTTGCAATATCACATCTAAAAGAGCTCAGCGAAGAAAAGATTGGAAAAGACCTGGCCGAACAGGTGAATCATGCATTGGAGCTTCCATTGCATCGCAGGACGCAAAGACTAGAAGCTGTTTTGAGTATTGAAGCATACCGTAAAAAGGAAGATGCAGATCAAGTACTGCTAGAACTTGCTATATTGGACTACAACATGATTCAATCAGTATACCAAAGAGATCTTCGCGAGACATCAAG GTGGTGGAGGCGTGTGGGTCTTGCAACAAAGTTGCATTTTGCTAGAGACAGGTTAATTGAAAGCTTTTACTGGGCAGTTGGAGTTGCGTTCGAACCTCAATACAGTGATTGCCGTAATTCAGTAGCAAAAATGTTTTCATTTGTAACGATCATTGATGATATCTATGATGTTTATGGTACTCTGGATGAGTTGGAGCTATTTACAAATGCTGTTGAGAG ATGGGATGTTAATGCCATCGATGATCTTCCGGATTATATGAAGCTCTGCTTCCTAGCTCTCTATAACACTATCAATGAGATAGCTTATGATAATCTGAAGGAAAAGGGGGAAAACATTCTTCCATACCTAACAAAAGCG TGGGCAGATTTATGCAATGCATTCCTACAAGAAGCAAAATGGTTGTACAATAAGTCCACACCAACATTTGATGAGTATTTCGGAAATGCATGGAAATCATCCTCAGGGCCTCTTCAACTAGTTTTTGCCTACTTTGCCGTAGTTCAAAACATCAAGAAAGAGGAAATTGAAAACTTACAAAAGTATCATGATATCATCAGTAGGCCTTCCCACATCTTTCGTCTTTGCAACGACTTGGCTTCAGCATCG GCTGAGATAGCGAGAGGTGAAACTGCGAATTCTGTATCATGCTACATGCGTACAAAAGGCATTTCTGAGGAACTTGCTACTGAATCCGTAATGAATTTGATCGACGAAACCTGGAAAAAGATGAACAAAGAAAAGCTTGGTGGCTCTTTGTTTGCAAAACCTTTTGTCGAAACAGCTATTAACCTTGCACGACAATCCCATTGCACTTATCATAACGGAGATGCGCATACTTCACCAGATGAGCTAACTAGGAAACGTGTCCTGTCAGTAATCACAGAGCCTATTCTACCCTTTGAGAGATAA